AATGATAACTTGTTCATCATACTGTGCAGGAGACTTACCATAGCAGAGAGAGATTGCAGAACTGCTGCACGGAGTGCATTAGCTTTCTTTTCGTCCCTtactatttgagaaagtttgcaGAGTCTTGGAATAAGCTCTTCCAAATTGAACTGATATGTACCATCCACCTGGAACAAACTCAAGTGACTAATTCAGACTGAAATAGCAGAACTGATATGTCTTTCCAAAGATTGGTCGACTTTTGGTTTTCTTTCTGCTGCAATTCAGGAAACCACTGTTTCATTTCTTTTGCACTTTTGGCTGTTGTGATTGGAAAAGCAAAGGGAGCTGTTCCGTTGTGATTGTAACATGATTCAGTCATTTTTGTACTTATTCCTGCAGTGTGATTATATTTCAATATTAATTTGCTTTTTATATGATTTGGTGATATTTAAATGTGAGCAGAGTCAGCGCACTAGTGTTATATCTCTCTCATTCAAAAAAAAAGTCCTTGCGGGCCCTGCTAGGCTTTGCAGGTTTGACCACTAGGCCTAGTGGGTTCTTGCCGGCCAGCAGATTGCAGGTAGCAGATGCCTGCAAAGCCCGCAAATGATTGTTGCGGCAAGCAGCGGCGGCTTGCAGAGCTCTGCAGAGCGGCCCGCTTGCATCGTGAGCAGGACTGGCATTTTTATTTTCCCTTGCGAGACCCATAGTATCGAGTATCGACCGAGGGGGCATCCTAAGTCAGGCAGTGGTGTTACAACGATCTGTCCCTGCTAAGAATTGGCCCTCATTTTTGCTAGTCCTGGAAATTTATGGCCCAGCGTAGAACTTGATCGCGCGTCGCTCGCCTCACCTGTTGCTCGGTTGCTCCCCAATTTACTACTCCTACTTTCCAACTGGATGGCTGGTTGATGAGAGCATACACAGACCTGGCATGCATAGGAACCAAGAAATGAGAAAAGACAtacaaacaaatatatatatatatatatatatatatatatatatatatatatatatatatatatatatatatatatatatcgggaTCAAGAAAAGAGAAacaaacatatataaaaaaacaatttGGCGCCGTTGGTCGGCAAAATAAAGCTTTTCTTAGACGTTAAATGAACAGTATGCCAAGTTATATAGACGGTGATTTATTACTGATTGCATTGTCTAATGGGATCGAACAAGACTGATAGACAAAGTCTCCGTCTATCCAATGGATCAATCAGTTTCTAGTACTACTGTGTAGCTGGTACGTGACATGGACAGATAGGTGGCACCGGAATTTCTAGGTATGGGACCTATTTTTAGACGGTGACTTATTACTGATTGCATGGTCTAATGCAGTAGTGGGGACGAACAAGactgagatagacaaagtctccaTCGTCTATCCTATGGATCAATCAATTTCTAGTACTACTAGCTCTGTAGCTGGTGGTAGGTGACATGGACGGATAGCTGGCATGCACCGCAATTTCTAGTACTACGCTTTCTTGACATGAGAGAAATAACACATATTATTCGGCGAGGATGAATCATAAATGTTGCATTGCTATTATTTTCTATATGTCTTTCTgttaaatttaagatagtttgattTGATAAAATTTAAAATTGCCCTTTCTAGTCCAGATGTATTAGTATGGACAAATAACGAGCTCTCCTTACTTTCGTCTAGCAAATTACTAGTCCACAAACCGTGCTCTCGCACGAGCTAGAATTTTAAAAGATGTACTATTAATATATGGGAAATATTGAGATAGAacgctgtcgggtaccataaaacggggtaccccgagcgtataccaaaagaatcacttaaaccccatcaataacagagccaaagggtaagccatttgttaaacccTGGCCTCGTCCGAGCCCGCCAGCTCTCCGCCCCGCTcctggcctcgcacgggaggtctcggcggcCTGCCAAAcctccgcctcgcgtgaggcctcgcacagagggcctcgacggggaaccgattctccaccccgcccgaggccccgcgcgtaaagcctcggacgagatgacgattctccgcctcgctcgaagtTGGCTCGGCAGCAACCCATTGcttccgcctcgaccagtcttcccgacagcgcgtcacgtcccattaatgcgtcaaccactcccggaatctcagccggacgacggctcgacaccgtagaatggccgacgggacaggaagtcacatcaacgccatactgACCAGGACCATTGTTTGGGTATGTGCAGGTAACCAGATGAGGGCGCTCGTGGACTGCGCGGGTGCTCCAGCATGGTCTCCGCCCGTCGGGGCGAAGACCCAAGCAGGAGATCGGCGATCCTGGAATGCCGGAGGCCTACGGCTTTGGCACTCCCAGAGGCGGAGGCCCGAAGGCTCATCGTCGAATCCTGAGGCCGGACAGAGCGGAAACCCACGGCGGAGGCCCTAAAGCCCATCGCCGAGTCTTGAGGCCCGATGGGCCGGTTGATCATGCGGGCCCAGTACCAGATGGCGGCATGGCAAGATTACCCCCGTGACGGAAGGCGAGTAGAGGAATATCctaagaatgtactgtagcagttgaggaaTACTACTGTAAACTCTGTGaatgtggtagttgagccctataaatagggaacacttataACAGTAAATGGTTGGTTGGGGAATGAAtcaatgaaaccctagctttccgtGCCATCTCACCACACGCCCTCCTGTCGTGCCTAACCCGAGCCTCCGCCGAAGGGCGACGTCCGACGGGCGGAGGTCTCAGTCTCCCCCACGTTGTCTGAAACCGCCAGTTTCAACAGTCTAAAATATGGAAGGATGCTCTGATTGAACAGAGTGCAGTGGTTGGTTGGTCTAAAACTAAGGCAACTTGCAGTGGAATTAGTTGTTGTACTAGTTGTCATCTGTACAATTAATTAAAAGCGGTTAATCAAACCAAACTTGCTACTCCTGGATCTAGCCCTATATAAACCCAACTGGATCTACTCCTTAATTCTCTTCACCACTGTACTGGACTGGTTGCTGAATATCGATCGAATAAAGCAGTTGAGGTGAGCATTTTTAGTTTATTCGCCTCCTTACACTGTGTGTGTGGGGTGCGTGGAGCTACAGTCATGTTTTGTTCCATCCATCCATGTATCGCTGCATATCTAGCTAATGAATCAGTTAAGCTTTTCAATTAATTTGTTATTGATCGGTCTATGACTACGGATGATTCAATTCGGCTACTGGCAGGTTTCCTACGCTAGCttagcttgagccagccatgcaTGGCCGCCGTCCTGGATGCTTTGGCACCCTACGTGAAGAAGCTGATCAAAGACATGGCAGAAGAAGAGGTGTCCATGCTTTTGGGAGTCTCTGGCGAGATCACCAAGCTGGATGGCACCATGGAAAGTCTCAAAGCCTTTGTCTCGGATGCCGAAAGGAGGCGCATCACTGACCAGAGTGTCCAAAGATGTGTTAACAAGCTGAAGGACGCCATGTACGATGCCACCGACATCATGGAGCTCTGTCAGCTGGAGGCTGAGGAGCGCAGGGAACTGGAACTGGGAGAAGGTGGCAACAGGGAGCAGAATCTGCTAGCTTGTTGCCAGCCACTGCTGGTGTGCCTTCGGAACCCCATCGTCAGCCTCATCACGTGCGGGGGCATACAGAAGATGCAAGATTTCTTCCAGAGATTCCTCTTCTGTTTGCGGAATCCTGTGTTCGCCCACGAGATGGGCAGCCGCATCAAGGAGCTCAACCAACGGCTGGAAGGCATCTTCAAAGAGGCCAACAACTTCAAGTTTGATATCAGCCTAGGTTCTTCAAAACCGGAGCTGAGGAACCAAACCGCTGGTGCGGAGTTATCCAGCTATAAGACAATTTCACGTGTCGATGAGTCGGCCATAGTTGGGGAGCAGATAGAGAGGGATACAAAGGAGCTCGTTCAAGTGCTAACCGCAGATGACAAGAATCACGACATCAAAGTCGTGTCTATTGTTGGCACTGGCGGCATGGGAAAGACTACTCTTGCTCAGAAGATCTTTAACGATGCAGCCATCCAAAAGCACTTCAAGACGAAGAGGATGTGGCTAAGCATCACTCGAGAATTTGATGAGGCTGAGCTACTGAGGACAGCAATCAAGCATGCTAGGGGAAACCATGATGGGGAGCAAGACAAGAGCATTCTGACAGACGCCCTCATCGACGCCCTCTCCACTATGGGCAGGTTTCTATTGGTGATGGATGATGTGTGGTGCCAGAAAGCATGGAACGATGTGCTTAAGGACCCAGTTAGAATTGCCAGCAAGAAACAACCAGGAAGTCGGGTTCTTGTCACCACGAGATCTGCAATCCTACCACAGCAGATGCAAGCCGCCCTGCACCAACACCTTGTCAGGCCTCTAGACAATGATGATGCCTGGTCCTTGCTCAAGAAACAGCTACAGCCTGATCAGGTTAGTCATTTCATACTCTATACAAGTAGGATACCTGCTTTACTCATAGAAAGCCTATGAAGTCTTGTAGTCTAAGTATTCTTCCTGGGAACACCAGCTTATGAGTGTAGCAAAAAGAAACCAGCAAAACTATGATCTAGCAGACATAATCAAATTTGATAACAAAATGACACTAGGATAAGGTTAGCTATTAATTACTCTCTCCATCGAGAAACTGAGTGGACGTCTAGTTCTGTGTGAAGTCTACCAATCTCAAATTTGATTTTATTTAGTATCAACAAAAAGTATCAGTATTTATGATATCAATTTTATTATCATAAGATTTAACTTAGAGAAACGAATATACATTATATATATTTCAATTCATAAATGTTGATAATTGTCTATATAATTTAGTTAAACCTATAATAGTTTGACTTAAATAATAAAACTGCCAACTTTTTGGAATGTATGGAGTACTTAATGAGATACTACTTTTAATGGCTCCACAATAATGCTCATAAAGTTGTTGGAGAAAGAGGTAAATCTAACCGCTCAGTCAAAGGCAGTTGCATCACCTGCCTTTGCAAATCATATTTGCCAACCTCTACAAAATATTTGTATATTGGTGCCAACTTCTTCAACAAATTACCTGACCAGTGGGGCCGTGGACACATTTATGACTTTTCACTCGGTTTATTGACCATtcaactaaaaatgaatattttaatGCATCTAGTATGCTGTAGCAGATAAGGATAATCCAGTACTCCCTCCAATCAAATTACGAATCGTTTTGGCTTTTTAAGATACATGGCTTTGTTATATACCTAGATATATATACTATCTCTATATTACATAGTAAAAGTCGTTTGACTTTGTTATGCACCTACATGGCTTTGTTATGCATCTACATGGCTTTTTAGGTACATGGTTTTGTTGCACCTACATGGCTTTCTTATACACCTAGAAAAGCctaaacaacttataattttgaACAGATTGAGTACTATGTACCCCAAGTTGCCTGTTGCTGGCCATGCCTTTTAAGTTACAACAAACCTAACTTGTTGAAACCTCTTGCCTTTAAAACACAAAGACACCTCTAGGTGAACCATGATAAAACTAACCACTAGAAAACATTGCATAGTAGTCCCAATTTCCAAATGAGAACATTGAAAGCTCAAGTGCAATGCACGAACTCCATATTAATGTTACAAGATTTGCACCCATTCATACAAATTTCATTTGGAATCAGCCCATTAGTTGTCTATCCATACTTTATACAACTAGGCTATATACTTGATTTTGATAGAAGGCATATGGATCGGAGTTCCGTTAAATCTAAGAATTCGTGCTAGGAACACCAGCTTATGAGAGTAGCAAAAGGAGACCAGTAAAACTATGATCGAGAAGAAATAATCAAATGTAACAACAAAACACTAGGATCAAGTTAGCTATTATTCACTCCAATGAAAGATTTAGTGCATGGCTAGCTCCGTATGAAATCTAGCTATTTGAAATTTGATGGTATTTGAAATGTAACATCAATTATAGTGGAAGTTAATAGTAACCAAAATACCCCTGACTATTATAGTGCAACAATTAATAGTTATCtaaaaaattcataacttttttcatATGAAGTCGTATGAACATAAACTTTAAATataatcaaaattgtagagctcaatAATATCtatagctttgtaattgacaaaTTCTTTGTTTCAAACTATTTAGGTTGCCAAAACTTCCTTTGAAATTGTCAAATTTTGACAATATCTATAAATGTAAATGATCTCAGATATTGACATGGTATATACAAAATTTGTAGTTATCAGTAGGAtctaaactttgtagatgataatttTTTATCTGAACTAATATAGAGTCTCTTCTTAAATTTTGAAATCCAAAATTTAGGAATTTCAAAGTGTCCTGGTCATATAGAAGAACCATGGTCAAATTACACTTGAGTGGGCGGAGCTCGCTATAGCAGTCGGAGACGTAGGCTAGGCTCCCGAAGTTGAGGACCTGGCCCGGAGCGAAGGTGCTGGCCGTGACGGAGAACTCGCCGGGGAAGCAGACGCCACCGTCTGGGGGGACGCCGCTTGCTCCGGCGACGAGGCGGGTGGCTTTGGCCACTATAGAGCAGGAATCACACTTGACGTGCTCCCCTACCTAGAGCGCCAGCCGTCACGGGATCAGAACCGCGGCAAGCATTATTGTTCGTATTAGTGTCAGAGTACATGTCTCCAGTGTCCGCGGTAATTTAATTTGCACCCTTTCACTAGCCGAAAGTGGATTCAGATATTAATTGTTGCTTGTACCTCAATTCGTTGCATAACCACACTAATCTCCATGCATCGATCACTTATACGTACGTCAATTATATATGTGTGATTAGAGGGAGGAGAATCATTCATCCGACCATACACAGGCACAGGCACTGCAGGGCGTCAAATAATATGGTGTTTGAACGAAGTGTTGAAACAGCCTCCTCCTCTAACGAGAAGCCATCCACAGTTGTTAACAGTCAATTGTCTTAGAATATCGATCTGTGtcctctgttcatcttctcccTCTTCAAGTCACGTTTGTATATTTATTGTCTCCTAAATTTCTGTTGATGGACGAACTTTACCTTTTTTCTTGTACACAATTATAAATCATCTTAGGCAACACATGATGCTTCCAGCTACATGGGTCACTAAGAGCAAGAGGCTTTTAAAGATGGACAAACTTTGgcccccgtttggcagggctcgcTTAGTTCGTATTCTAAAGTAAACTTTATTTATCCCGGTAATCGATATGCCATCAGTTTGGTACTATCTGCTTGCTGTTGCTTTGGCCAAAAATCTAGTTGTATGGGTGAGTGGCGCACTCTACTCAGTTGTGCGGTTTTTGGGCTCGGTTTCCATTCAAAAAACTGGACAAGCACTCGTTTTTGTATTTCTTTGTGTAATAAAAATTGTGGCTAAGCGTTTGCCGTCCCTTAGGAAAAAAAGACACACAGGACTCTGTATAGATTGCCATGGGCTGGACGACGCTTGGAATTATAATATGGTGAAGCAGAGTGCTGAATAGAGGCCTTGGATTGTTACAATGAACGGACATGTGGTGATGAACGAAACGTTCTGTAACCAAGGTTGTCCTCTGCTTTTCCTAGAACTGTATGTCAGTCCTCTGCTTTGTAGTGTGCAAGAACTGTATGTCAATCCTCTGCTTCGTAGCCTGCACCAACACATCCTCTGCTCTGAACGGAAGGAAACCGTAACAGAGCATAGCAGAAAGCCAACACCACCTGCAACTGCGCTACTTTTGGGCCACCATGGTGTTCTCCTCCGTCCAACTGGATGGCTGAGTGATGAGACCATGTACAGACCTGGCATGCATCGGAACCAAGAAATGAGAAAAGACATACAAACAAATATATATGCATCGGAATCAAGAAAAGAGAAACAAACGTATACAAACAAACAATTTGGCGCTGTTGGTCGGgaaaataaagcttgtcttagaCGTTAAATGAACAGTACCCCAAGTTATATAGTACTGATGAGGACATGTATAGACGGTGATTTATTACTGATTGCATTGTCTAATGGGGACGAACAAGACTGATAGGCTAAGTCTCCGTCGTTTATCCGATGGATCAATCAATTTCTAGTACTACTCTGTAGCTGGTAGGGGACATCGATGACGGAGAGCTGGGTGCAGGGGACACCCGAGAGTGACAAATGTACCGGATCATCTGTGCAATATATCCGATGAGCCAGGACTGCTGCACCTGATAATGACAACGGTAGCATCTGCTAGTGTACGCACGCCTGCTGCCAATGCGCCTCCATCTAAAGTACACTGCTCTAGCAAATTATCCAGACACCGGAATTGTTGAGCCAGCCCCGGGGAATTATTCAGACACCGGCTAGAAAAACCAAAATAACTTACAATTTGTAATGTAGGGATTAAGGAGTAGTATTTAAAGTATGATAATTATTCAGACACCGGAATTGTTGAGCCAACTGGCCAAGCAGGCATGCACCGGAATTATTGAGCCAGCAGCCCCGATGGACATAGTCTCCAACGGCGTGCCTAGCACAATCAGGAACAGTGGATTGGAGAGCTGCTGCCATTTTACTCATAATAATGGAATAAATAGAAGGGCCATATGGTGGTCGAACGAGTCTCCATGTTCATGGAACTA
This sequence is a window from Miscanthus floridulus cultivar M001 chromosome 10, ASM1932011v1, whole genome shotgun sequence. Protein-coding genes within it:
- the LOC136487238 gene encoding putative disease resistance protein RGA3 isoform X3 — protein: MAAVLDALAPYVKKLIKDMAEEEVSMLLGVSGEITKLDGTMESLKAFVSDAERRRITDQSVQRCVNKLKDAMYDATDIMELCQLEAEERRELELGEGGNREQNLLACCQPLLVCLRNPIVSLITCGGIQKMQDFFQRFLFCLRNPVFAHEMGSRIKELNQRLEGIFKEANNFKFDISLGSSKPELRNQTAGAELSSYKTISRVDESAIVGEQIERDTKELVQVLTADDKNHDIKVVSIVGTGGMGKTTLAQKIFNDAAIQKHFKTKRMWLSITREFDEAELLRTAIKHARGNHDGEQDKSILTDALIDALSTMGRFLLVMDDVWCQKAWNDVLKDPVRIASKKQPGSRVLVTTRSAILPQQMQAALHQHLVRPLDNDDAWSLLKKQLQPDQEFQSVLVI
- the LOC136487238 gene encoding putative disease resistance protein RGA3 isoform X1 — encoded protein: MAAVLDALAPYVKKLIKDMAEEEVSMLLGVSGEITKLDGTMESLKAFVSDAERRRITDQSVQRCVNKLKDAMYDATDIMELCQLEAEERRELELGEGGNREQNLLACCQPLLVCLRNPIVSLITCGGIQKMQDFFQRFLFCLRNPVFAHEMGSRIKELNQRLEGIFKEANNFKFDISLGSSKPELRNQTAGAELSSYKTISRVDESAIVGEQIERDTKELVQVLTADDKNHDIKVVSIVGTGGMGKTTLAQKIFNDAAIQKHFKTKRMWLSITREFDEAELLRTAIKHARGNHDGEQDKSILTDALIDALSTMGRFLLVMDDVWCQKAWNDVLKDPVRIASKKQPGSRVLVTTRSAILPQQMQAALHQHLVRPLDNDDAWSLLKKQLQPDQGSLWRSRILLACSGQYFVLLNCSA
- the LOC136487238 gene encoding putative disease resistance protein RGA3 isoform X2 — its product is MAAVLDALAPYVKKLIKDMAEEEVSMLLGVSGEITKLDGTMESLKAFVSDAERRRITDQSVQRCVNKLKDAMYDATDIMELCQLEAEERRELELGEGGNREQNLLACCQPLLVCLRNPIVSLITCGGIQKMQDFFQRFLFCLRNPVFAHEMGSRIKELNQRLEGIFKEANNFKFDISLGSSKPELRNQTAGAELSSYKTISRVDESAIVGEQIERDTKELVQVLTADDKNHDIKVVSIVGTGGMGKTTLAQKIFNDAAIQKHFKTKRMWLSITREFDEAELLRTAIKHARGNHDGEQDKSILTDALIDALSTMGRFLLVMDDVWCQKAWNDVLKDPVRIASKKQPGSRVLVTTRSAILPQQMQAALHQHLVRPLDNDDAWSLLKKQLQPDQREENHSSDHTQAQALQGVK
- the LOC136487238 gene encoding putative disease resistance protein RGA3 isoform X4 gives rise to the protein MAAVLDALAPYVKKLIKDMAEEEVSMLLGVSGEITKLDGTMESLKAFVSDAERRRITDQSVQRCVNKLKDAMYDATDIMELCQLEAEERRELELGEGGNREQNLLACCQPLLVCLRNPIVSLITCGGIQKMQDFFQRFLFCLRNPVFAHEMGSRIKELNQRLEGIFKEANNFKFDISLGSSKPELRNQTAGAELSSYKTISRVDESAIVGEQIERDTKELVQVLTADDKNHDIKVVSIVGTGGMGKTTLAQKIFNDAAIQKHFKTKRMWLSITREFDEAELLRTAIKHARGNHDGEQDKSILTDALIDALSTMGRFLLVMDDVWCQKAWNDVLKDPVRIASKKQPGSRVLVTTRSAILPQQMQAALHQHLVRPLDNDDAWSLLKKQLQPDQAQALQGVK